The following is a genomic window from Mya arenaria isolate MELC-2E11 chromosome 4, ASM2691426v1.
GCTTAACCCGCCTACCTGAACGAATGGCAAGACGTCATAGAGGCGGTACCACGGTACCTACTACACGTCATGCACTGAGAGTACCGGGAAATGGGACTACGCCCACCTGAATAGAGGGGAGGAAGTTAAAGAGGCAGAGCTGCTACAAGTCGTCATGTACTTTTACGCCCTAAAAATGGTGAATATGGACCTTACACCGCCTACCTGGGTAGAGGTAATGGAGGTGGGGCCGAAGTTTCCTACTACATGTTATGTGCTTCGAGGATATCAAACAGGTAATTGGAAAATAGACCAGTACTGGTCTTACCATATCTACACGAAAGAGTGGCAGGTTGTTATAGAGGACTCGGGCTTGAAGGCTAGCCATGTACCTGGTATATAACATGTGCCTCTAGGACATGCAAATGGTGGCAACCGTGCTGTGTGAAATAAAGCttattaaacatgtttgcattgaacatattaaatttcatttcatttatatccTTTTCTGCCTgcctatttttttctttcatgcttttcggtTAAATATCTTTTTCACTGCTGTTATTTTCACTTCAGTTCTAGATGCTAGATCCCGCATTActtaatataacaaacatagcgTTCAATGTTTTGTGATAACCCCACTTAAATGGCGTTGCGATAATGTCTACCACGCGAGTGTCCTTTTGTGATCTATGAAATTGacgttttcttaaatgttagcataaaaaatagaacatttatataaatgtttatgtatatttcaaacaagTATATTAGGGTAGCATGTTTTGAGAAGTTGTGTTAATCGAAGTGgaacaatttcaatatatccGGTATAGTTTTAGTCGCCCCAAATTTCACTTCCGTATTGCCTTATTATGTGAAATCActataaatcaaatatacaaatttagTGTTTACCTTTTCTTCAGAATGGGATGAAAGAAATCGAAAGGCTTATTTCATTTCTAGAGATCGATATATCGGATAGTTTGCAGAGAGATATACTAGACATGTGTGGCTTCCAGAAGATGGCTGCGGACAAAATGCTCATACAAGATCAAGATgggttttttaatgaaaactttCGATTCTTTAGAAAAGGTAGGCTATGTGCGAGGCCTGTGAAGCTGTTTATATGCTAGTTTAAGGTGTTTGTCATACAATTTGAAATGATGAAGGCTACGAatgtgatgttttgttgtttaaacattaccggtgcattttatttgttataaatatgtgcacTTCCCATGTTTGAGACATCGTCGGATATTTACGCTACTATGTGTCACTTTATTGTCacagtggtggtagtggtaacATAATATGTGTATGccattgtttaaacattaaatattttgtccGTTTTTGTGACGTACAACatacattaacaaaacaatttatagtTGTTCTTACCAGGGAGCGAGGGAACTCAACgccatttagaaaaaaatgtcgaTTTTGTAGAATAAATCTAACGCTGGGTCTTGTTGCCTGTCGAAATGTGCAAGGCACCAGAAAGCCGGCAATGTCTAAATCCCGGGTCCCTGATCCCAACGAACATGCCTTAATCCCATCTGTCGGGAATCAACTTACCCTAACCATAACCCTGACGCTGCTGTTTGAATACCCCATCGCCCCATTCCCGGCAAAATATTGATGaagaaatgaaatgttattattgttgGATTTTAGGTGAGGTTGGCGACTGGAAGAACTGGTTTACGGTGGAACAGAACGAATATTTCGACTCCGAATGGAACAAACAGATCCGGGCAGATACTATCTTTCAGTTCAAGTACACACAGAATCAAGCAAACTCCTAATAAAAGTGTGTTTGGCAGGTGGTCAATATGTATTTTCGTTCTTCGTTTCGGAATTAGGGGAAAAggaagtaaaaacaaaacaaagaaagtGGGTTCGGTATggtcaaacttttttttttaattataccCTTACTGAAGACTTCGTTTACCGGGtattagatttttttaattattatgattGTTCAAGAAAGAGTGTTTTGTGTATAATTGTCggattatatcaaatatatgaaCAGTTTGTTATAATTAGcgatataaacatgtatatgaccaaataaataaatatgactcTGCAAGGTGGAGTTGTCGGACTATATCAGTTGAATGAacagtttataattatatttttattaaatctttatatatttattcccAAGTGTAAATTGTCGGACTATATCAATAATATGAATTGTTTATGATTGTTATCGTGTTATGTCTTGGTAAGAAAGGAAGTGTTTGTTGAAATTAAGTTTATCTCTTATTATATAATCGGCATATATGACTTTGCAAGGAGTGTtcacattataaaaaatgaactgCTTTGAGTTAATCTTACGTGCCAGTATGGTATATCCAACCAGTTATTTGAAGCTGTACTAGCAATACGCATAATAAAGTTTGCTTTCATTTGTGCGCCTTTTTCATATTAGCTTTTTCACTTGGCGAATATATCAACGATTACCaacaacatatttcataaagtaaaAGAAAATCCGTCCTTTTAATccggttcgagccaacgaggatatcgagccatgcgatatcgagccaacgagtttgtagttaaaatttaataaGCTTACTCAAATATGGTCTTAAAAgccaattgaataaaaaaaaactggttaaTGCTTTGGTATGGTCAAATTTAGCCaaactgtttattgattggccaatatttacaattaaccaatcaaatcatgaAATCGTTCACACTGGCCAATAGATAACCTGtggttttatacatttgtttacaCTGGAGCGGTAAACACACTGACTGGAACACTCTTGACCCAAACTCCTAGCCATTCACATACATTAGTTATATGAAAGGtaacttacaaaaaaaaacatcacgAGAACTATGATTATAATAAGCATGTACTTTCACAACTTGGACAGAAGAAATCAATAATTGTCACAGAAACGTGACGAGTGCTCCCTATAGGGCCCACCAGACGGGTAAGATATATATATCTGGAATGaaaagtttgattcaaatcccATTTATCTTAACAAATGCCTTCAAATTTTGCACTGCAAAAATGTAAAGATTGGTTGGGTGAGAAATAAGGTTTTgctaaaaatcaattttgtgCAACAATGACCTCCTAATGATACCTTGACCATTGAGATGACGTCTCCCAAATGAGCTTGGTTAAtctgtaaattttcatttatatttaaaaagttaaggCTGAGAAAAAAGGAGtgcaatgaaatatatagtGTGCAAAATGACCTCAACGTGTGCGGTTTTATGAAATTAGATTGACTTCACATTAATTATGTTTGGCTTTGGTCTGAAGTGTATATTGTAAAGCATTGACCTCTAACTCTGATTTTCACATTAAAGATAAGAGCACAGACTTGATGCGCGACGGGTCTTCTTGTGGTGCTCTACAAATTAGGAAAAATGATTTCTAATAACTAGTTGTTAAAGGTATGACATATTGTTAgagagaaaatatttcaaaatattgtcataCAAGAGTGACATTTTGTCTGACACACTATTTCATGGTGTTGTGCGATACTGGGAAGTTGAATTGTATTGCCAATAACAGGTAAAACATTATAGCTGACACAGTAAGACACAAACTTTTGCTAAATAATCCATATTGTATAAACAAATCGCTGTGTCATAAATTTATAATAGATAAGAGTTAGAAGGCGACCCACAAAATGTTCTATATCTGATAGTTGTGCGTTTACTTTAGCGCATATGCAAACAAACGTATAAAATGATGAGAAATAGGACACCACTTGCACTTGCCTGACCGCCATACAAGTGTTGATAATTTATTCACATGCGACGAACGTTGTTTCAACTGGAGTTATAAGTTTATGAGCTGTACTTCCAAGACCGTGTTTTTCACACATACTGCTAACATTAcctttaaaaaatcattttggtATTTGGACGTAAGAGAAAGTTGGTGTTCGCAGTACACATTTTGCAAGGATACAGTACCAGTCATGTCACGTGTCCAGGAGAAGGACGATGGCGGGGAGACCTTGGAGTTTATGGACATGGGGGATATCCGGACACCCGCCTTTGGTATAAAGACTGACGATGAACTCAAGAAAATCTTTGACGGGATACCAGAATTCAAACACAGGGATGACGACGTTATGTTGTGCACATTTGCAAAGACCGGTATGATTTCGTAAATTGCGACGTGTATAGTGGTTGACTTAATAAGGCATCGCTCAAATTGCGTTACAGTTTAAATAAGTGTATTTCATTCTTTGCTATtctaagtttatatttttatctaaaaacaatagttaaaatcatttcaagAAGCGAAATTGGTGATAAAAGGACAAGATCTCTAGCGACATGTTTTAAAAGCCTTCTATGTGAAAGAATTTTTTGTTTAGACAGTTTACGTTTCCCTGTCCTTCAACAGCCAGTCAATACCAAAATCTTGTAAAACTCCCATAATGTCTATTCAAGGTGTCAATATGGACTAGTTAAACGATTTTTTTAATGcctgaaatatattgtaaacatgCATTGTGATGAATTATATGTGCTCCTTACTCGCGCGAGCAGGAACGAACTGGATGTATGAGGTATTGATGATGTTGCTGCGGCGGAAGGCG
Proteins encoded in this region:
- the LOC128230866 gene encoding sulfotransferase 1B1-like; translation: MPFSDEYGPYPAYLNEWQEVIEARPGYPIHVMYFEDLKMNGMKEIERLISFLEIDISDSLQRDILDMCGFQKMAADKMLIQDQDGFFNENFRFFRKGEVGDWKNWFTVEQNEYFDSEWNKQIRADTIFQFKYTQNQANS